In Uranotaenia lowii strain MFRU-FL chromosome 2, ASM2978415v1, whole genome shotgun sequence, one genomic interval encodes:
- the LOC129744841 gene encoding uncharacterized protein LOC129744841 yields MDGKMTFYLLLFWFGCLILEVFSKGASSFCRCDCETRVTFSKFRESCVMLRSIKYGGHLTADIDRVFKWDHLRWVYVTRQPVSLNTAKWQLRTQPHYNNSYAIRNLALKEWLLVGDDSSWSAEKRLVLTDRSINRIWKNGYWQFIPDEHGIKPGVYRVRNTWTGEFLAADSKWHDTNIIGGRRAVTWKRHTYDFRDDKFWWTIDNCGEHADFPDY; encoded by the exons ATGGATGGCAAGATGACCTTCTATTTGCTTCTATTTTGGTTCGGGTGCCTAATTTTAGAGGTTTTCTCCAAAGGAGCAAGCTCGTTCTGCAGATGCGATTGCGAAACACGGGTCAC TTTTAGCAAATTCCGCGAGAGCTGCGTTATGCTCCGGTCAATCAAGTACGGTGGGCATCTAACGGCGGACATTGACAGAGTCTTCAAATGGGACCACCTTCGCTGGGTTTATGTGACCAGGCAACCGGTCTCTTTGAATACGGCCAAATGGCAACTTCGTACGCAACCTCACTACAACAATTCGTACGCAATCCGTAACTTGGCCTTGAAGGAGTGGCTGCTGGTGGGCGATGACTCGAGCTGGTCCGCCGAAAAGCGACTGGTTCTTACCGATCGGTCCATTAACCGCATCTGGAAGAACGGATACTGGCAGTTTATCCCGGACGAGCATGGTATCAAACCGGGAGTATATCGGGTCCGAAACACGTGGACCGGGGAGTTTTTGGCGGCTGATTCGAAGTGGCACGATACGAACATAATCGGAGGCCGAAGGGCAGTTACTTGGAAGCGGCACACCTACGATTTTCgtgatgataaattttggtgGACGATTGACAATTGCGGAGAGCATGCCGATTTTCCAGATTACTAG